One genomic region from uncultured Fretibacterium sp. encodes:
- a CDS encoding YibE/F family protein — MFLSGLSGWRRFLLRFIVSLFFVGLVYWAADYWTIGIWNSRESLVVRILEAGPEAPREKVPDDRSVDGSGDETFPALERRLEVLVLTGDQKGRTFGVVVTRLAGSGVDPIPDHRYLLVEDTFEDGSRQYSIADAYRIPSVAAFVALVSSLLLTFAGWAGFRALLGLGLSIVCLLWGVIPLMSAGWPPIPLAFAAVLVISVLTIVCVVKRSRCRTVALLGSLGGVGCGFLMGWAMVLCWQLNGLAGEGAALLASTLPDIDVRGLLLASILIGAIGAVLDVGISITASMAELVDYDPDIPLRRLLAAGLNVGSEVLGSMINTLILAYLGAALPMTILISSAGADVVGLLNDPYIAQEIVQSLAGTAGLLLTIPATALFFILQEGWTRRRLQGGGGAV, encoded by the coding sequence ATGTTTTTGTCCGGCCTGTCCGGTTGGAGGAGGTTTCTTCTGCGTTTTATCGTCAGCCTGTTTTTCGTCGGGCTGGTCTATTGGGCGGCGGACTATTGGACGATAGGGATCTGGAACAGCCGGGAATCCCTCGTCGTGAGAATTCTCGAGGCCGGGCCCGAGGCGCCCCGGGAGAAGGTTCCGGACGACCGAAGCGTGGACGGGAGCGGTGACGAGACCTTCCCCGCCCTCGAGCGGCGGCTGGAGGTCCTCGTGCTGACGGGGGACCAGAAGGGGCGTACCTTCGGCGTCGTCGTGACCCGCCTTGCCGGGAGCGGCGTCGATCCGATTCCGGATCATCGCTATCTGCTGGTGGAGGACACCTTCGAGGACGGCAGCAGGCAGTACTCCATAGCGGATGCCTACCGCATCCCCTCGGTCGCCGCCTTCGTCGCGCTGGTCTCGTCCCTGCTGCTGACCTTTGCCGGATGGGCGGGGTTCCGGGCTCTGCTGGGCCTGGGGCTCTCCATCGTCTGCCTGCTCTGGGGGGTGATCCCCCTGATGTCGGCGGGCTGGCCCCCGATTCCCCTGGCGTTCGCCGCCGTGCTCGTAATCTCGGTCCTGACGATCGTCTGCGTCGTCAAACGGTCCCGCTGCCGCACGGTCGCCCTCCTCGGCAGCCTGGGCGGCGTCGGCTGCGGGTTCCTTATGGGATGGGCGATGGTCCTCTGCTGGCAGCTCAACGGGCTGGCGGGGGAAGGGGCCGCCCTGCTGGCCTCGACCCTACCCGACATCGATGTCCGCGGGCTGCTGCTCGCCTCGATCCTGATCGGGGCCATCGGCGCGGTCCTCGACGTCGGCATCTCCATAACGGCCTCGATGGCGGAGCTCGTGGACTACGACCCGGATATCCCCCTGCGGCGCCTCCTGGCGGCGGGCCTGAACGTCGGGAGCGAGGTGCTGGGGAGCATGATCAACACCCTGATCCTGGCCTATCTGGGGGCGGCGCTGCCCATGACGATCCTGATCAGCAGCGCGGGGGCCGACGTCGTCGGCCTCCTCAACGATCCGTATATCGCCCAGGAGATCGTGCAGAGCCTCGCCGGGACGGCCGGGCTCCTGCTCACGATCCCCGCGACGGCCCTGTTCTTCATCCTCCAGGAGGGGTGGACGCGCCGCCGCCTCCAGGGCGGCGGGGGGGCCGTTTAG
- a CDS encoding cold-shock protein, which yields MAQGTVKWFNESKGYGFITADEGKDVFVHYSAILGDGFKTLAEGQKVSFEIVNGEKGPQAANVEKI from the coding sequence ATGGCTCAGGGTACCGTGAAGTGGTTCAACGAGAGCAAGGGGTATGGTTTCATTACGGCTGACGAGGGGAAGGATGTTTTTGTGCACTACAGCGCTATTCTTGGCGACGGATTCAAAACCCTTGCCGAAGGCCAGAAGGTGTCTTTTGAAATCGTGAACGGCGAGAAAGGTCCCCAGGCAGCCAACGTCGAGAAGATTTAA
- a CDS encoding NAD(+)/NADH kinase — MKKLGMIVNAHKPGAVAMARRLLQWGRDRGLPFLLPHPEASVLTAAGLSDEEWLGTVEVAIVVGGDGTFLRAARYVLDAGTLLYGINLGHLGFLSSGKPNNVEEDLENILNDRYNILERRLLHCVLYRDGAPLHTLYALNDIVLSKNAIARLLHIEVRFDDRFFGILPADGIIVSSPTGSTAYALSAGGPIIPPHLDSMLLAPLCAHTLYSRPLMAAATDRISLIPREGSRDITLTQDGQLGYEVLPGDRVDVELARDKCVRTITMPERTFLDLVQEKLGWGQSRPGPERE, encoded by the coding sequence ATGAAAAAACTGGGGATGATCGTCAACGCGCACAAGCCGGGGGCCGTCGCGATGGCCAGGCGTCTGCTGCAGTGGGGCCGGGACAGGGGGCTGCCCTTCCTTCTGCCGCATCCGGAGGCCTCCGTGCTGACGGCGGCCGGGCTCTCCGACGAGGAGTGGCTCGGGACGGTCGAGGTCGCCATCGTGGTCGGCGGGGACGGGACGTTCCTGCGCGCCGCGCGCTACGTCCTGGACGCGGGGACGCTCCTCTACGGCATCAACCTGGGGCATCTGGGCTTCCTCTCCTCGGGAAAGCCCAACAACGTGGAGGAGGACCTGGAGAACATCCTGAACGACCGCTATAACATCCTGGAGCGGCGTCTTCTGCACTGTGTCCTCTATCGGGATGGGGCCCCGCTCCACACGCTTTACGCGCTCAACGACATCGTCCTGAGCAAGAACGCCATTGCGCGCCTGCTCCACATCGAGGTGCGCTTCGACGACCGCTTCTTCGGCATCCTTCCCGCCGACGGGATCATCGTATCCTCCCCCACGGGCTCGACCGCCTACGCGCTCTCCGCGGGCGGCCCCATCATCCCGCCCCACCTCGACAGCATGCTGCTGGCCCCGCTCTGCGCCCACACTCTCTACTCCCGCCCCCTAATGGCGGCGGCGACGGACCGCATCTCGCTCATCCCTCGAGAGGGCTCCCGGGACATCACCCTGACCCAGGACGGCCAGCTCGGCTATGAGGTCCTCCCCGGGGACCGGGTGGACGTCGAGCTTGCGCGGGACAAGTGCGTCCGCACCATAACCATGCCCGAACGCACCTTCCTCGACCTGGTCCAGGAGAAGCTGGGCTGGGGACAGAGCCGGCCGGGGCCCGAAAGGGAATAG
- a CDS encoding GGDEF domain-containing protein — protein sequence MKPLLPSPQERVLLDGLLSGVCFLNPDRLITYWNDAAEYFLGYRSEDVVGKPCCEWISGTDLNIVSFCGCQGSLESCIPASPRSGTVPIVTNLRHRDGYWIPLELSCFPLLGRKGKVVGAALVFGSVRESRDLENRLSEMSQIAYCDALTNIPNRRYLEEKLQEALRLWEEERRSFVGVMCDIDFFKNVNDSYGHDVGDEVLKEVARVLSHGLRASDVVGRWGGEEFLILLKNISAEDLVRRLDRLREAVSATMVRSGMVEVRVTMSFGATEPRKGETMASLLSRTDDCLYRSKREGRDRVTFEPA from the coding sequence GTGAAGCCTCTGTTACCTTCTCCTCAGGAGCGTGTTCTCCTGGACGGGCTTCTCAGCGGGGTGTGTTTTCTGAATCCAGATCGTCTGATCACGTACTGGAACGACGCGGCCGAGTATTTTCTGGGGTACCGCTCGGAGGATGTCGTGGGGAAGCCCTGCTGCGAGTGGATCAGTGGGACGGATTTGAACATCGTGTCCTTTTGCGGCTGTCAGGGCTCTCTGGAGAGCTGCATTCCCGCGTCTCCGCGCTCCGGGACGGTCCCTATCGTGACGAACCTGCGCCACAGGGACGGGTATTGGATTCCCCTCGAGTTGAGCTGTTTCCCCCTGTTGGGGCGGAAGGGGAAGGTAGTCGGCGCGGCCCTGGTTTTCGGGTCCGTCCGGGAGTCCCGAGACCTTGAGAACCGCCTCTCGGAGATGAGTCAGATCGCCTACTGCGACGCCCTGACGAATATCCCCAATCGCCGCTACCTCGAGGAGAAGCTTCAGGAGGCACTCCGGCTCTGGGAGGAGGAGCGTAGGAGTTTCGTCGGCGTGATGTGCGACATCGACTTTTTCAAGAACGTCAACGACTCCTACGGCCACGACGTGGGGGATGAGGTGCTCAAGGAGGTGGCCCGCGTCCTCTCGCACGGGCTGCGAGCCTCGGACGTCGTGGGACGCTGGGGCGGGGAGGAGTTCCTCATCCTGTTGAAGAACATCTCGGCGGAGGATTTGGTGCGCCGCCTGGACCGCCTTCGAGAGGCCGTCAGCGCTACCATGGTCCGGTCCGGGATGGTGGAGGTCCGCGTGACGATGTCCTTCGGCGCCACGGAACCCCGCAAGGGGGAGACGATGGCCTCCCTGCTTTCCCGGACGGACGATTGCCTCTATCGAAGCAAGCGCGAGGGGCGGGACCGGGTCACGTTCGAGCCAGCCTGA
- a CDS encoding HD domain-containing protein codes for MEENGRERTELKEKQRLTTEEIRRLPKDATFSLLGVASRLVRKKDKNDNPFWDISVMDGTGQIDGKIWSSSEWWNLEGDSRIRLDPLADDAALGLEGCTVGLMGKVVEFRDQNQYNFNVVYRVDQEKYPPHGFVRRSPFSDEAMEAEFRERIEACGEPIRGFLTRIFFERGLWREYRAWPAAVSVHHAYVGGLLEHSLSVARAALALVRSYAASGVPADADIVAAGALLHDLGKLESYRLSPTPQVTLPGNVVDHIVLGYHRFMSLAEKDGFDRERALAIGHILVSHHGSREFGSPVLPATSEAMIVSAADELDFKLYCWREQVAQMDAGRDVTDFVPVLQRRLWRGSAASSASLAGPGGKEARR; via the coding sequence ATGGAAGAGAATGGAAGAGAGCGGACGGAATTGAAGGAAAAACAAAGGTTGACGACGGAGGAGATCCGCAGGCTCCCCAAGGACGCGACGTTTTCTCTGCTGGGGGTCGCCTCGCGCCTCGTGCGCAAGAAGGATAAAAACGACAATCCCTTCTGGGACATCTCGGTGATGGACGGGACGGGACAGATAGACGGCAAGATCTGGAGCAGCTCCGAGTGGTGGAACCTCGAGGGGGATTCCAGGATACGCCTCGACCCCCTCGCCGACGACGCGGCCCTCGGCCTGGAGGGGTGCACCGTCGGGCTGATGGGCAAGGTGGTGGAGTTCCGGGACCAGAATCAGTACAACTTCAACGTGGTGTATCGCGTGGATCAGGAAAAGTATCCGCCGCACGGCTTCGTGCGCCGTTCGCCCTTCTCCGACGAGGCGATGGAGGCCGAGTTCCGCGAGCGGATCGAAGCCTGCGGGGAGCCCATCAGGGGCTTCCTGACGAGGATCTTCTTCGAGCGGGGCCTGTGGAGGGAATACAGGGCCTGGCCCGCCGCCGTGTCGGTCCACCACGCCTATGTGGGGGGGCTGCTGGAGCACTCGCTGTCCGTGGCGCGGGCGGCCCTCGCCCTCGTTCGGAGCTACGCCGCCTCCGGCGTCCCGGCCGACGCGGACATCGTCGCCGCGGGGGCGCTTCTGCACGATTTGGGCAAGCTCGAGTCCTACCGCCTGTCCCCGACGCCCCAGGTGACGCTTCCCGGAAACGTCGTGGACCATATCGTCCTGGGGTACCACCGGTTCATGTCGCTGGCCGAGAAGGATGGGTTCGACAGGGAGCGGGCCCTGGCGATCGGGCACATCCTGGTGAGCCATCACGGCAGCCGGGAGTTCGGCTCGCCGGTGCTCCCCGCCACGTCCGAGGCGATGATCGTCTCGGCCGCGGACGAGCTGGACTTCAAGCTCTACTGCTGGCGGGAACAGGTGGCCCAGATGGATGCGGGGAGGGATGTGACCGACTTCGTCCCCGTGCTGCAGCGTCGGCTGTGGCGCGGCTCCGCCGCGTCGTCGGCCTCTTTGGCCGGTCCGGGCGGGAAAGAAGCTCGGCGATGA
- a CDS encoding RluA family pseudouridine synthase, producing MSHSLILSRDHDGRRLDRTLRSIWPAMPLSAIMRGLRMGSVRLDSVRVREPGTRVRAGQELYVSWEGPEERTFERRWGTVPILWRGESALVVDKPANLLVQPDVKDGDSVVTRVWGMVGGREAGFSPAAVHRLDRNTTGALAVALRGDALRGLERLFKERRVTKRYLAIVVGRAPESGEVDAPLLKDAAANTVRVNRGGKSALTRFRRLAGDEKLSLVSIDLLTGRTHQARVHMAHAGFPILGDRKYGYFEANRRWAERVRRPLLHAALLGFPELPSLAELSGRTFHAPLPEDMRSFAAEWGWDDRDLD from the coding sequence ATGAGTCACAGCCTGATCCTGTCCCGGGACCATGACGGGCGGCGGCTCGACCGCACGCTGCGGTCGATATGGCCGGCCATGCCGCTCTCCGCGATCATGCGCGGGCTCCGCATGGGGTCGGTGCGCCTGGACTCCGTTCGGGTGCGGGAGCCGGGGACGCGCGTTCGCGCGGGACAGGAGCTCTACGTCTCCTGGGAGGGGCCGGAGGAGCGGACCTTCGAGCGGCGCTGGGGGACCGTCCCGATCCTCTGGCGCGGGGAGTCGGCGCTGGTGGTGGACAAGCCCGCGAACCTGCTCGTCCAGCCCGACGTCAAGGACGGGGACAGCGTCGTGACCCGGGTCTGGGGCATGGTCGGGGGGCGGGAGGCCGGCTTCTCGCCCGCCGCGGTCCACCGCCTCGACCGAAACACGACGGGCGCGCTCGCCGTCGCCCTCAGAGGGGACGCCCTGAGGGGATTGGAGCGCCTTTTCAAGGAGAGGCGCGTGACGAAGCGCTACCTGGCGATCGTCGTGGGACGGGCCCCCGAGTCGGGGGAGGTCGATGCGCCGCTCCTGAAGGACGCCGCGGCGAACACCGTCCGGGTGAACCGGGGCGGAAAGAGCGCGCTGACGCGCTTCCGGCGGCTGGCGGGGGACGAAAAACTTTCCCTGGTGTCCATCGACCTTCTGACGGGGCGCACGCACCAGGCCCGCGTGCACATGGCCCACGCGGGCTTTCCCATCCTGGGGGACCGGAAGTACGGCTACTTCGAGGCCAACCGGAGATGGGCGGAGCGGGTGCGGCGTCCTCTGCTGCACGCGGCCCTGCTGGGGTTTCCCGAGCTGCCTTCCCTGGCCGAGCTGTCGGGGCGGACCTTCCATGCGCCCCTGCCGGAGGACATGCGCTCCTTCGCCGCCGAGTGGGGCTGGGACGATCGGGATTTGGATTGA
- a CDS encoding AAA family ATPase — MLERLTLWNIGGIGHTVLSLGRGLTVITGESGAGKSSIVRALELASGSRVQSSLIRGGEDEAGVEAAFRTDARFPDLDDSLQPEDGALFVRRVLSRGDRSRCALQGLSVPLGTCAQAVGLLLHIQSQFAQMELLDVGRQLSMVDACTDSGTRAAAEELRTVFDRARACDRDLRTMNERRTEIERRYANANEVLALVRRVRPEPGLEGALEERLSALGRRLSLQERARQNLDRLTGGLSEQGLLDELRNLMESLLEFLPELERDEGRRALAEGAQAFVDVAESVRDVLDSRSNEAQEREELEARLGAVRRLKRLSGTRTEEELLAWCRNASESLEWLEASYAQLEETTQRSRELKKRASTLALTLREGRRSASAELERKVNGLLAGLGMEGTVFSVRFKALDKLRRSGADEAEFLLSAGKRSGRVEKIASGGELSRLLLALQLSLPDPWLPPTLVFDEVEAGLGGRAAVLSGRKLKELSRRTQVILVTHEASIAALGDSHILVHREGGESLVRAVEGEERVHEIARMLSGSPDLAEAQEHARRLLGEAGGGGPVGSRM, encoded by the coding sequence GTGCTGGAGCGCCTCACCCTCTGGAACATCGGGGGCATCGGCCACACCGTCCTCTCCCTGGGCCGGGGGCTGACCGTCATCACCGGTGAGAGCGGGGCGGGCAAGAGCAGCATCGTCCGCGCCCTGGAGCTCGCCTCCGGCTCCCGCGTCCAGTCCTCACTGATCCGTGGGGGGGAGGATGAGGCCGGTGTCGAGGCGGCGTTCCGGACCGACGCCCGCTTCCCCGACCTGGACGATTCCCTCCAGCCGGAGGATGGGGCCCTCTTCGTGCGGCGCGTCCTGTCGCGCGGGGACCGTTCACGCTGCGCCCTCCAGGGTCTCTCGGTCCCTCTGGGGACCTGCGCTCAGGCCGTAGGCCTTCTGCTCCACATTCAAAGTCAGTTCGCGCAGATGGAGCTTCTGGACGTCGGACGGCAGCTCTCCATGGTGGACGCCTGCACCGATTCCGGGACCCGCGCGGCGGCCGAGGAGCTTCGCACCGTATTCGACCGGGCGCGCGCCTGCGACCGGGACCTGAGAACGATGAACGAGCGGCGGACCGAGATCGAGCGCCGCTATGCCAACGCCAACGAGGTCCTGGCGCTGGTCCGAAGGGTGCGGCCGGAGCCCGGGCTCGAAGGGGCCCTCGAGGAGCGGCTGAGCGCGCTCGGCCGTCGCCTGTCCCTCCAGGAGCGGGCGAGGCAGAACCTGGACCGCCTCACCGGGGGGCTCTCCGAACAGGGCCTCCTGGACGAACTGCGGAACCTCATGGAGTCCCTGCTGGAGTTCCTGCCGGAGCTCGAACGCGACGAGGGGCGACGCGCCTTGGCGGAGGGCGCGCAGGCATTCGTGGATGTCGCCGAGTCCGTCCGCGACGTTCTGGACTCGCGCTCGAACGAGGCGCAGGAGAGGGAGGAGCTGGAGGCCCGGCTTGGGGCCGTCCGCCGGCTCAAGCGCCTGTCCGGGACCCGGACCGAGGAGGAGCTGCTGGCCTGGTGCCGGAACGCCTCGGAGAGCCTCGAATGGCTGGAGGCCAGCTACGCGCAGCTCGAGGAGACCACACAGCGGTCCAGAGAGCTCAAGAAAAGGGCCAGCACCCTGGCCCTGACTCTGAGGGAGGGGCGAAGAAGCGCCTCGGCCGAACTGGAGCGCAAGGTCAACGGCCTCCTTGCCGGCCTGGGGATGGAGGGGACCGTGTTCTCCGTCCGCTTCAAGGCATTGGACAAGCTGCGCCGCAGCGGGGCCGACGAGGCCGAGTTCCTCCTCAGCGCGGGGAAGCGCTCGGGGCGCGTCGAGAAGATCGCCTCCGGCGGGGAGCTCAGCCGGCTGCTCCTGGCGCTCCAGCTGTCGCTGCCCGACCCGTGGCTGCCCCCGACGCTCGTCTTCGACGAGGTGGAGGCCGGACTGGGCGGGCGCGCCGCGGTGCTCTCGGGTCGGAAGCTCAAGGAGCTCTCGCGGCGTACCCAGGTCATCCTGGTCACCCACGAGGCCTCTATTGCAGCCCTGGGCGACAGCCACATCCTCGTCCACCGCGAGGGTGGCGAGTCCCTGGTACGGGCCGTCGAGGGCGAGGAGCGCGTGCACGAGATCGCTCGAATGCTCTCCGGCTCCCCGGACCTGGCGGAGGCTCAGGAGCACGCGAGGCGCCTGCTGGGGGAGGCCGGCGGGGGTGGTCCAGTAGGCTCGCGGATGTAA
- a CDS encoding Ppx/GppA family phosphatase, whose translation MGAGLRSVVDIGSNSIKLRVARCLAGRIEVLLDTTEVVRLGRRTADGRLRREAIRNGARVVEEMVRRSREMGAEPCLVGTMALRVAGNAQDFLREILGRTGLEVRILSGEEEARLAWRGALDGSGGGGPFAVFDTGGGSTEFVFGASPGGATRSESVAVGAVSLTERFFAADPPAPESLDLALRYVRDLLLCSKIEWADLSRPPSVIGLGGGVVAMASVKLGLPGFAPLRLNGMELTRGDVEGQMRRYAAATLEARRRIRGLPASRADLVLASSCIVLCALEALGAGSFTVSINGLRHGLLVQLFESDGLLHSD comes from the coding sequence ATGGGGGCCGGGCTCCGTTCCGTCGTCGACATCGGGAGCAACTCCATCAAGCTGCGCGTCGCGCGCTGCCTTGCGGGGCGGATCGAGGTGCTGCTGGACACGACCGAGGTCGTCCGCCTGGGCAGGCGGACCGCGGACGGACGGCTGAGGAGGGAGGCGATCCGAAACGGAGCCCGTGTGGTGGAGGAGATGGTCCGCCGTTCGCGCGAGATGGGGGCGGAGCCGTGCCTGGTCGGGACGATGGCCCTTCGCGTTGCGGGGAACGCGCAGGACTTCCTGAGGGAGATCCTCGGTCGCACGGGGCTCGAGGTCCGGATCCTCTCGGGGGAGGAGGAGGCCCGCCTCGCCTGGAGGGGCGCGCTGGACGGCTCCGGCGGCGGCGGGCCCTTTGCGGTGTTCGACACGGGTGGAGGAAGCACGGAGTTCGTATTCGGGGCCTCGCCGGGGGGCGCGACACGGTCGGAGAGCGTCGCCGTGGGCGCGGTGAGCCTCACCGAGCGTTTCTTTGCGGCGGATCCCCCGGCCCCGGAATCCCTGGACCTGGCCCTGCGGTATGTCCGGGATCTGCTCCTTTGCAGTAAAATAGAGTGGGCGGACCTCTCGAGGCCCCCGTCGGTCATCGGGCTTGGGGGCGGGGTGGTGGCCATGGCCTCGGTCAAGCTGGGGCTCCCCGGCTTCGCGCCCCTCAGGCTCAATGGCATGGAGCTGACCCGCGGGGACGTCGAGGGGCAGATGCGCCGCTACGCCGCCGCAACGCTCGAGGCACGGCGCCGCATACGCGGTCTGCCCGCGAGCCGGGCCGACCTGGTTCTGGCCAGCTCGTGTATCGTCCTGTGCGCGCTGGAGGCGTTGGGCGCCGGATCCTTTACCGTGAGCATCAATGGGCTCCGGCACGGGCTTTTGGTGCAGTTGTTCGAGTCCGATGGACTTCTCCATTCCGACTGA
- a CDS encoding Gfo/Idh/MocA family oxidoreductase, protein MESAIKRVGVIGVGHLGQHHARVYTELLDARLVGVADRDEERAHLIGENLGVPAYSTMEELIGRQAPDAVSIVVPTSLHFDVARTAMEAGIHVLVEKPVTTRPDEAEELLKLAAKKDLVLQVGHIERFNSAVRYISQTVHSPIYLESKRIGPFSPRINDVGVVLDLMIHDIDIVLSLVSSPIARIAATGRCVHTDHEDIADAQITFENGVMAHILVSRVSEKKQRQLDIMEPQRHITVNYETQTVQINRCVRDSNGQTEILETPIFPKSEPLKLELAHFIGCVREGRQPLVGIRDGKRALEVAIEVLRQIHERPAAQGDIARWGAVS, encoded by the coding sequence ATGGAATCGGCGATCAAGAGGGTAGGCGTGATTGGCGTCGGCCATTTGGGGCAACATCATGCACGGGTGTATACGGAGCTTTTGGATGCACGTCTGGTCGGCGTTGCGGATCGGGACGAGGAGCGCGCGCATCTGATCGGCGAGAACCTTGGAGTCCCTGCCTATTCCACGATGGAGGAGCTGATCGGCCGGCAGGCCCCGGACGCGGTCTCGATAGTCGTTCCTACCAGCCTTCATTTCGATGTGGCCAGGACGGCGATGGAGGCGGGAATCCATGTCCTGGTGGAGAAGCCGGTGACGACCCGTCCCGATGAGGCCGAGGAGCTGCTGAAGCTCGCCGCGAAGAAGGACCTGGTCCTTCAGGTCGGCCATATCGAGCGGTTCAACAGCGCCGTGCGCTATATCTCCCAGACGGTCCACAGCCCCATCTATCTGGAGTCCAAACGAATAGGGCCTTTCTCCCCGCGCATCAACGACGTGGGGGTCGTCCTGGACCTGATGATCCACGACATCGATATCGTCCTGTCCCTGGTCTCATCCCCCATAGCCCGGATTGCGGCGACGGGGCGGTGCGTCCATACGGACCACGAGGACATCGCCGATGCCCAGATAACCTTCGAGAACGGGGTCATGGCCCATATCCTGGTCAGCCGCGTCTCGGAGAAGAAGCAGCGGCAGCTGGACATCATGGAGCCCCAGCGCCACATCACGGTGAACTACGAGACGCAGACCGTCCAGATCAATCGGTGCGTCCGGGATTCCAACGGTCAGACCGAGATTCTGGAGACGCCGATCTTCCCCAAGAGCGAGCCCCTCAAACTGGAGTTGGCCCATTTTATCGGCTGCGTCAGGGAGGGGCGCCAGCCCCTCGTGGGGATACGGGATGGCAAACGTGCCCTGGAGGTCGCCATTGAGGTGCTGCGTCAGATCCACGAGCGCCCTGCCGCGCAGGGGGATATCGCACGCTGGGGGGCCGTTTCCTGA
- the dcd gene encoding dCTP deaminase, which produces MILSGREILRHMGKEIVIDPFDERRLNPNSYNLTLHDELMIYRNEVLDMKTSNETETLAIPEDGLLLEPGRLYLGRTVEYTRTDAYVPMLEGRSSTGRLGLCIHVTAGFGDVGFAGYWTLEIFCIHPIRIYPGVGICQIYYHTIAGDYDPYRSGKYQNNTGIQPSLMYREFQP; this is translated from the coding sequence ATGATCCTCTCCGGCCGGGAGATCCTGAGGCACATGGGGAAGGAGATCGTCATCGACCCCTTTGACGAGAGGAGGCTCAACCCCAACAGCTACAACCTGACCCTGCACGACGAGCTGATGATCTACCGGAACGAGGTCCTCGACATGAAGACCTCCAACGAGACCGAGACGCTCGCCATCCCCGAGGACGGGCTCCTCCTGGAGCCGGGCAGGCTCTATCTGGGCCGCACCGTCGAGTACACCCGGACGGATGCCTACGTCCCCATGCTCGAGGGGCGCTCGTCCACCGGAAGGCTCGGGCTCTGCATCCACGTGACGGCGGGGTTTGGAGACGTCGGCTTCGCGGGCTACTGGACGCTCGAGATCTTCTGCATCCACCCCATCCGCATCTATCCGGGGGTCGGGATCTGCCAGATCTACTACCACACCATCGCGGGCGACTACGATCCCTACCGCAGCGGCAAGTACCAGAACAACACGGGGATCCAGCCCAGCCTGATGTACCGGGAGTTCCAGCCATAA
- a CDS encoding lipid-binding SYLF domain-containing protein, producing the protein MRKFLGAVLVLATFMLGASPAAAASPESLIRDSVDVLRAMLGQDDARDMADVVEGAHAIAFVPSMVKAGLILGGEYGEGLILRKENGKWYGPSFYNLGGGSLGFQIGAQKISLILVVTNEKGVEAFLSSKTKLGGDVSVAAGPVGRRAEAATDAQMKASIYSYSMTKGLFAGLSLEGSVISISVKRNEEYWKRKISAADALRKPANDKRIRPLVEELGRLAKKAR; encoded by the coding sequence ATGCGAAAATTCCTGGGTGCGGTTCTGGTCCTCGCGACTTTCATGCTGGGGGCGTCCCCTGCGGCGGCGGCGTCCCCGGAGTCGTTGATTAGGGATTCCGTCGATGTCCTGAGGGCGATGCTTGGTCAGGACGACGCGCGGGACATGGCGGATGTCGTCGAGGGGGCCCATGCCATCGCCTTCGTTCCCTCGATGGTCAAGGCGGGGCTCATCCTTGGCGGGGAGTACGGCGAGGGGCTGATCCTGCGCAAGGAGAACGGAAAATGGTACGGCCCGAGCTTTTATAACCTTGGGGGCGGCTCCCTGGGGTTCCAGATCGGGGCCCAGAAGATCTCCCTGATCCTCGTCGTGACGAACGAGAAAGGGGTCGAGGCCTTCCTGAGCAGCAAGACCAAGCTCGGTGGAGACGTGTCGGTGGCCGCCGGGCCCGTGGGGCGGCGCGCCGAGGCCGCGACGGATGCTCAGATGAAGGCGTCCATCTACAGCTATTCCATGACAAAGGGGCTTTTTGCCGGGCTATCCCTGGAGGGATCGGTCATCAGCATCAGCGTCAAGCGCAACGAGGAGTACTGGAAGAGGAAGATCAGCGCGGCCGATGCGCTCCGGAAACCGGCGAACGACAAGCGCATCCGGCCCCTCGTCGAGGAGTTGGGACGCCTGGCCAAAAAGGCGAGATAA